Proteins encoded together in one Bacillota bacterium window:
- a CDS encoding ABC transporter substrate-binding protein — protein sequence MRNTRILLVVAVVAVLAVTFGQAVSAKTVIQYWTLFTGPDGKYMEQMGNRFNQENPDIEVRMQVYSGDQYLNKLTLGVRTGTAPDVAVLYDSIMPRFIENNSLEVLNDALRSVGIEPTDYHPLLWEKVVFDGKVYGIPLGSYSLGLYYNKDLFKAAGLDPNRPPTTLEEFIEYGKRLTVDKNGKHPGEEGFDYNSVEQWGIAVVGGWQPRQLWQWLTTLFQNGGTVMDPVMTKATFYTPEGIEALRVWVDFIYKYRIAPDKVADPELLFMTKKIGMHMNGPWMVNAFMEKGLNFGAAPVPLFGKQHATWAGTHILVLPRQRDRSRIQAALRFVDWLTEHSLDWAKAGQVPARLSVLESREFKALPVQSAFARQLDYVRFEQPNERNNEIANRLIAAIEDALLNRKTPEQALKEAAEAVNSILSR from the coding sequence GTGAGAAACACCCGAATTCTTCTGGTGGTAGCAGTGGTCGCCGTGTTGGCTGTCACCTTTGGCCAGGCCGTCAGCGCCAAAACGGTAATCCAGTATTGGACGCTTTTCACTGGTCCTGACGGCAAGTACATGGAACAGATGGGCAACAGGTTCAATCAGGAGAATCCGGACATCGAAGTGCGCATGCAGGTGTACTCGGGCGATCAGTACCTCAACAAGCTAACCCTCGGGGTAAGGACCGGAACGGCCCCTGATGTTGCGGTCCTCTACGATTCGATCATGCCGAGATTCATCGAGAACAACAGCCTTGAGGTGTTAAACGACGCCCTACGTAGCGTCGGAATCGAACCCACCGACTACCATCCTTTGCTGTGGGAGAAAGTGGTCTTCGATGGGAAAGTGTATGGGATCCCGCTGGGGTCCTACTCCTTGGGCCTTTACTACAACAAGGATCTCTTCAAGGCTGCAGGACTCGACCCCAACAGGCCCCCGACGACCTTGGAGGAGTTCATCGAGTATGGTAAAAGGCTCACGGTCGACAAGAACGGCAAACACCCGGGAGAGGAGGGATTTGACTACAATTCCGTGGAACAGTGGGGTATCGCCGTTGTCGGAGGATGGCAGCCGCGCCAGTTGTGGCAGTGGCTAACCACTCTATTTCAAAACGGCGGAACCGTGATGGACCCAGTGATGACGAAGGCGACTTTCTACACGCCCGAGGGGATAGAGGCTCTGCGAGTCTGGGTGGACTTCATCTATAAGTACCGCATTGCCCCTGACAAGGTGGCCGATCCCGAACTCCTGTTTATGACCAAGAAGATCGGTATGCACATGAACGGTCCGTGGATGGTCAACGCCTTCATGGAGAAAGGGTTGAACTTCGGGGCGGCTCCCGTTCCGCTCTTCGGGAAGCAACACGCAACGTGGGCCGGCACCCATATCCTCGTGCTGCCCAGGCAGAGGGATCGCAGCAGGATCCAGGCTGCTCTCCGTTTCGTCGACTGGCTGACGGAACACAGCCTTGACTGGGCAAAGGCGGGACAGGTTCCGGCGAGGCTCTCAGTCCTCGAGAGTAGGGAGTTCAAGGCTCTTCCCGTGCAGAGTGCCTTTGCTAGGCAGCTGGATTACGTGCGCTTTGAACAGCCCAACGAGCGCAACAATGAGATCGCCAACCGGCTCATTGCTGCCATTGAGGACGCCCTGTTGAACCGGAAGACGCCCGAACAGGCCCTGAAGGAGGCGGCTGAAGCAGTAAACAGCATTCTGTCCAGGTAG
- a CDS encoding arabinan endo-1,5-alpha-L-arabinosidase produces MTAGLPVFPPEPPRYPMYDLSSVNDERGWMINNVHDPAIRKDGRWYYVFSTDRKVMRGDASPMRPGIQVRRSPDLIHWEWFGYALDGVPDAAREWTGAKNLWAPDVIRFGLTYYLYYAASTFGTNQSFIGVATSPAIEGPWTDQGEVFKTQRGDVPNAIDPNIVLDADGNPWMVYGSFFGGIYLSRIDPNNGKLVNYGEGTLLARRRRSVEGAVEGPYIIHNPRFRKYYLFVSYDSLFTDYNIRVGRSDRITGPYVDYNGHRLTDTDVVPPSEVGTKILGGYRFGNDDGWLAPGHNSVLRDGGDYFILHHARGGKDPDWSYLHVRRIVWSDDGWPLVSPERYAGEYEQAIAPNVLPGRWECLVLDRSSNGILQSQSLELAGDGRMVALEDDKRGRWEADGLNRLCVWWDSETEDQEDRSWAVTAKVLPAWDWENWRPTLVFTGITRYGTCIWGKKVP; encoded by the coding sequence GTGACGGCAGGTTTACCTGTGTTCCCACCAGAACCGCCCAGATACCCGATGTACGATCTGTCAAGCGTTAACGACGAACGAGGCTGGATGATCAACAACGTACACGATCCGGCGATCCGTAAGGATGGGCGATGGTATTACGTCTTTTCGACCGATCGAAAGGTAATGCGTGGCGACGCCTCACCCATGCGGCCCGGAATACAAGTCCGGCGGTCGCCCGATCTGATCCACTGGGAATGGTTCGGATATGCTTTAGATGGGGTTCCCGATGCCGCTCGTGAGTGGACGGGGGCGAAGAACCTGTGGGCCCCTGATGTCATTCGATTCGGCTTGACCTATTACTTGTACTACGCCGCTTCCACGTTCGGGACAAATCAGTCCTTTATCGGGGTGGCCACGAGTCCCGCGATCGAGGGGCCATGGACGGATCAGGGAGAGGTGTTCAAGACCCAAAGAGGTGATGTTCCAAACGCCATCGATCCCAATATCGTCCTGGATGCAGACGGGAATCCCTGGATGGTCTATGGATCGTTCTTCGGCGGCATCTACCTCTCTCGGATCGACCCGAATAACGGGAAGCTCGTCAACTACGGTGAGGGAACGCTCCTCGCGCGCAGACGCAGGAGCGTAGAAGGCGCAGTCGAAGGGCCCTACATCATACACAACCCGCGCTTTCGAAAGTACTACCTATTCGTTTCGTACGATTCCCTCTTTACGGACTACAACATCCGGGTCGGCCGCTCGGATCGCATCACGGGACCGTACGTTGACTACAACGGACACCGGTTGACGGACACGGATGTCGTACCACCATCGGAGGTAGGCACCAAGATCTTGGGTGGTTACCGATTCGGGAACGACGACGGCTGGCTGGCTCCGGGCCACAACTCAGTCTTGAGGGATGGTGGCGATTACTTCATCCTCCACCACGCCCGGGGCGGAAAGGATCCCGATTGGTCTTACCTTCACGTCAGACGGATCGTCTGGTCGGACGACGGCTGGCCCCTGGTCTCGCCGGAGCGATACGCCGGGGAATATGAGCAGGCCATCGCACCCAACGTACTCCCAGGCCGTTGGGAATGCCTCGTCCTGGATCGGAGTTCGAACGGAATACTTCAGTCGCAAAGCCTTGAGCTCGCGGGCGACGGTCGAATGGTTGCTCTGGAAGACGACAAACGTGGTCGCTGGGAGGCTGACGGTCTAAACCGGCTCTGTGTGTGGTGGGACTCGGAGACGGAAGACCAGGAAGATCGATCCTGGGCCGTTACCGCGAAGGTGCTCCCTGCGTGGGATTGGGAGAACTGGCGACCTACCCTGGTGTTTACGGGGATTACGCGTTACGGCACCTGTATCTGGGGCAAGAAGGTACCGTAG